The nucleotide sequence TTCCGCCCGGTCAGAAAAATTATCCAAAGACGCAGGGAGTTCACAATAGAAGCGAAGGCGGATGCGGAGGTTCTCGCGGAGGAGGCCCTGCAGCTTGCGATCGGCCGCGACGAGGTGCTGGCCATGGTGCTCACCGAGGCCCAGGTCGACCGCGACAAGAAGCTGGCGGCGGCTTACAGGGAGGCGGACCGAATGACCGCCGAAGCCAGGGAGAACGCCCGCAAGGTATTGTCGGCCAACGCTGTGACGGTAGAGGCAATGAAAAAATCGCTCGAACAGGATGCGGGGGTGCATGCGGCCGATATAGCGGAGAGCATTGTGGACCGCATC is from bacterium and encodes:
- a CDS encoding ATP synthase F0 subunit B, with protein sequence MIAVANESFRLVPDWTLLPQTAVFLAVVVGLSVLVFRPVRKIIQRRREFTIEAKADAEVLAEEALQLAIGRDEVLAMVLTEAQVDRDKKLAAAYREADRMTAEARENARKVLSANAVTVEAMKKSLEQDAGVHAADIAESIVDRILK